AGGGTGGCGTGCTCGTCGCTCCGGCGCACAACCTGCGCTACATCGAGGGCAGCACGATCTGGGCCGGCGTCGCGCCCATGGCCGTCGCCGGGATCGGGCGGGCGTTCGACGTCGACTTCGAGCCCTACCTGAACGAGCGGGGCTCGACCCTGCTGCAGGACATCCAGGACGACTCCATCGCCGAGGTGCTGGGCGCCTATCCCGGCCTGACCTGGGCGGACCTGGTGAAGCCGGAGTTCGTGAACCCCAACTCGATCCCCGAGTTCGTCACGTCGGTCAACGCCGTCAACCGTGGAGCGGCGGACTCCCCGGGCATCCCGATGTTCATCGGCCAGGCGGCCAACGGGATCCTCGAGGGGACGCCGGCCGGGCCCGCCGGCATCGGTCCGGGCGACGGCGTCATGATCGCCGGCGACGTGCGGACCCTGGCCCGCCAGTTCTGCGAGGACGGCACGACGGTGCAGTACCGCCAGTACGACCTGCTGAGCCACTTCACGGCCGTCGCGGTGTGGCTGCCGGAGGCCTTGGCCTGGCTCACGACGCGGTTCACCTCGATCCCGGCGCCGGACAACTGCGCGTCGATCGCCCCGGGCAACCCGCTGGATCTCGAGGTCCTCGCCCGCTGACTCCACGTCGAAGCCCCGGAATCCTGAGGATTCCGGGGCTTCATGGTGGTGGGCGATACTGGGTTTGAACCAGTGACCTCTTCCGTGTCAGGGAAGCGCGCTACCGCTGCGCCAATCGCCCGTGCTGTGAAGTTGTGACATTCGAGGTGGGTACGGGATTTGAACCCGTGTACACGGATTTGCAGTCCGTTGCCTCGCCTCTCGGCCAACCCACCGCAGGATGGGTGTGAACCCTCTCCGAGCGGACAACGAGATTCGAACTCGCGACCCTCACCTTGGCAAGGTGATGCTCTACCACTGAGCTATGTCCGCACTGCCCCGAAATCGGGGCGACACGAAACGATAGCCCACGCGACGACGGCCGTTCAAACCGGGGTGGGCGTACCGTGACGCCATGTTGGCATGGGTGAACGGGGAGCGGTTGGAATCGCCGGAGCGCCCGGCGATCGGGGTGCTCGACCACGGTCTTGTGGTGGGTGACGGCGTGTTCGAGACGGTCAAGGTCGAGTCGGGCGAGCCGTTCGCGCTGACCCGTCACCTCGACCGTCTGGAGCGCTCGGCGCGTGGTCTGGGGATCGACCCGCCGGACCTCGGAGCCGTCCGTGAGGGGGTCGCCGCGACGCTCGACGGCCAGGACCTGCCGTTCGGTCGCATCCGCATCACCGTCACCTCGGGACCGGGGCCGCTGGGATCACCCCGTGGAGACGCCGGACCCACCCTGATCGTCGTCACCGAGCCCTGCGAGCGGCCGCCATCGGTCAGCGCCCTCGTCACCGTCGGGTGGCCGCGCAACGAGCGAGGCGCGCTGGCCGGCCTGAAGACCACGTCGTACGCCGAGAACGCGGTGATGGTGGAGCACGCCCGCCGGCACGGCGCCTCCGAAGCCGTCATGCCGAACACGCAGGGGCTGCTCTGCGAGGGGACCGGGTCGAACATCTTCTACGTGGTGGGGGAGCGGCTCATCACCCCGACGCTCGCCTCCGGCTGCCTGGCGGGAGTCACGCGTGCCTTGGTGCTGCAGTGGTGCGCGGGAGAGCTCGACGTGGCCGAGGTCGACGCGCCGGTCGAGGTCCTGCAGGCTGCCGACGAGGTGATCCTGGTGGGGACGACCCGTGACGTGCAGGCCATCGCCCGGGTCGACGACCGCGAGCTGGCCGCGCCGGGTCCGGTCACCCGGCAGGCGCAGGAGATCTGGGCCCGCGAGGCCGCCCGCTCGACGGACCCCTAGCGCGACCGGGGCCCGTGCCACGGCGACCGGCCGAGGTGGGCTAATGTTGCCCCGCAGGGGCGATTGGCGCAGTGGTAGCGCGCTTCGTTCACACCGAAGAGGTCACTGGTTCGAACCCAGTATCGCCCACCCAGCAGAAACAGTCTCTGACCAGCGGAAACGCGGTCAGGGACTGTTCTCGTTTCTGGCCACGTGCAACAGCAAACGAGAAGAGGAGACTGCTATGAGCGCCATCCACTGCCCCACCGGGTGCGGCGTCGGCACGACTGGTGACGGCCAGCACCGGCGGCCGAACGCGAACTCTGTGACGCGCCACGCTCGGATGCAGCGAACCGACTCCCAGTGGCAGCTAGACCGCGATCTGTCGGCGCATGGCAAGTCTCTGGCCAGTCCCGACGTCGCGATGGACATCGCTGTCTGAGAGCTCGGCTTCGACTTCCCGGTCGATCTCGGAGGGCAAGATCTCCCAGTCGGGGGGCGCGCCTGCAATCGGCCACCCCTTGCGGCCCCATCGATTCCTTGCTTGCAGCGGGTCTTACGACTCCACCTCTGACACCTCGAGTCCTTCTTCATGTGCGGCAACGGCAAAGAAACGCAGGCCTGCCTGCGGCTTGCGGCACATGTGTCTCGTGACCCACGAAGTCCCGTACTCGAATCCCACGGTGCGGTTGTCGTCATCGATTCTGCGTCGGTATTGGTGCGCCCGAACAGAGACCAGCTCCTCTGGTGGTCAAGCCTGCGTCGCAGCGCCGCTCCGGCAGAACGGGTCCCCTGATCGTTCAGAGGACCCCTGAGTCGCCGGAAATCCAACTATCGCCGTCCTGCCCGACTGGTGGGAGTGAGCAGGTGCCACCCGAGGCAACAGCCCGCGGTCAGCCCTCGATCCACGTACGCGTCACACGCTGACTGTTGCCGAACGGCCGACGAACAGCGAACGGCTCCCGCTCGGACCTGCCCAGGCCGCGACCCTTGCGCGGCTTGCGCAGAGCGCAGCCGCGGAAGGAACGCGACGGATACAGTGGCGGCCATGAAGCGGCTCATCTTCGCTGTCGTCGGCGCATTGGTGGGATGGATTGCCGGAACTCTCATCGCGCTTCCGATCGACGTTCTGTTGGCATCCTTTCGCGTAGACCCATCCGAACTGCTCGGCGTGACCACGATCGAGATTTTGGCTGCTTTGGTGGTACTGCCGTCGATAGTGGCTGGCGCGGTTCTGGGCTACCGAAAGGCGCGTGATTCAAGGAGGACGCTGCGACCGGACTGGGCCGTTAAGTCAGGTACGGCCGAACCGGAGGGCTCGCTACCTAGTGTGAACGCTCGACCCGCAAAGCTCACGAATGTTGCCACTTGGCTCTCAGTTTGGTTCATTGGCGGGCTAGTGCTCGTCATTGTTGGCGGATTCTTCATCGCCGCTGGAGTGGATTTCGTCGACCAGGGCTACTCGGACGACGGCGTTGCCAACATTCTCGCAGGTTCAATAATCTCCACTCTGGGTTCGCTGCTCATTCTGGTGGCCGTCCTTGCGAAGGCGGTCCAGGTGGGCCTGCGATCGGTGACCTTCAATGGCACCACTTTTGAGAGACGCGTCGAGCCGAAGCAGTGGTCGATCTCGCGGCCAAGTCCCTGACCTTCTTCTGGAGAAGATCAGCAACCAGTGCCACCGATGGGACGCCAGCCGATCTCGACTACGGCAAGAACCCGGCGAAGGGCCGCCGTTGTTGCCGTCGGGCTGCTTGCTGGCGCATTTTTCATAACGGTTGTGCTTTGACCCCTGATTGTCAGGCTGTTCCTCCATACACGCCCCGTACCCGACCGCATCCTCGCTGCCAAGTTTGGCGGACGAGCGCACCACCACGCCCACCCAGCAGCTCCGCCGCCTCAGTGCGGGTCGCCGACCAGCTTGAGGCCGACGACGCAGCCCACGAGGCCGAGCACGAGGGCGATCTTGACCGCCGACACGGTCTCCCCGCCGGTCGACATCGACCAGACGACCGTCAGCGACGCGCCGATGCCGACCCACACCGCGTAGGCCGTCCCCACGGGGATGTCGCGCATGGCCCAGGCGAGCCCGGCCATGCTGAGCGCCAGCGCGACGGCGAAGACCGCGCTGGGGGCGAGCCGGGTGAAGCCCTCCGAGCGGCCGAGCGCGGTGGCCCACACCGCCTCCAGCACTCCCGAGACAATGAGCACGATCCAGGCCATGACGAACTCCTCGCGGCCCGTCTTGTCGCTGTCCGGGTACGGGTCGTCCTCGTCCGGCGGCGCCGTTCGCACCGTGGGACGACGGTACCGCGCTCAGCCGGGCCGGATCTGGTGCACCGGCAGCCAGCCGAGGTGCGCGGAGTCCGACGACCTGGCCGGGCCGGGCGTCACCCAGATGACCTGGGCCTCCCAGCCGGCCCGGCCGCCGCGGCGCCACGCCAGCACCAGTCCCGGGTACTCGACGGTCGGCCGCCGGGACACGTGACCGTCGAGGTTGACCCACACGTGGTAGGTCCTGGGCAGCCCGGGGACCTCGACGGCCGGCGGGTCGGTGGGGTTCGCCGCATGGCCGGCCCGGGTGCCGGGGGGCAGATCCATCTCCCTAGTAGAACATGCGTTCGACCGTGGTGAGTCGCGTGACCGCGAGGCCGCTCGTCGGGCCCGACGAAAAAGTTTCTTGGTGCAACTTCCTGACTCGCATCGCAGGGGTTCCACGGGTTCGGGGGCGCCCTCCCCGTGAAGGCGACCCATCATTGCCCCCCGGCCGTGGCGAAGTACCAGTGGCAAGACGCCCACATGATCAGAAAGAGAAGGGACTCACCATGAGTACATTCACCTCACGCAAGAAGGTCTTCGCGGGCATCGCCGTCGCCGCGATCGCATCGCTGCCGCTGGCGGCCTGCAGCTCCTCCGACGATGGCGACGACGCGACCGTGTCGAACTCGTCCGAGGTCGTCGCCGAGATCACCGCGCTCACCGGTGAGGACACCGCCGTCCTGCTGGACGCCGGGTTCGCCGGTGCGCTCGAGAGCCTCGGTCTGACCCCCGGCACGGTGGGCGACGGTGAGCTGGTCGACGGCTCGCTCGTCTTCCCGATCACCGGCGGCAACGTCACCTACTTCACCCCGGGCACCGCCTCGCCGTACGTCATCGGTCAGGTCCAGCACGAGGGATCCGGCTTCTCCCTGTCGGCCGGTGACATCACGGTCGAGATCACCAACCTCAACGTCGATCCGGGCGTCTCGCGCGTCTACGGCGACGTGTCGGTCAACGGTGAGCTCGTCGCGTCCAGCGCCTACATCTTCACCCTGAACGGCAGCACCTTGAACCCGCTCGACGTGCAGGGGGACACCGCCGTCCTCCAGGGCACCGAGGTCTACGTCAGCCCGGTCGCCGCCGGACTGCTGAACTCGACCTTCGGCACCGACGCGGTCACCGAGGACCTGCTCGTCGGGATCGCCACGATCACCGTCAACACCACCTCGGGTGACGACGGCAACTGATCTCTCCCGGTTGGGTGAGCCACGACGGCGGACTGGGCCACTGGCCCGGTCCGCCGTCGTCGTCCGCGATCAGAAGGTGTCGCGGATCGTGATGGTGTCGTAGGCGTCGGTGAAGTCGTCGCCGCTGAGGCACGAGAGCGACGTGATCTGTCCGACCGGGATCTGCTCGGTCGTGCAGTTGCTCAGACCGACCACCTCCTGACCGCGCATGAACCGGACCTCCACGATCGCCCCGTCCTGGTCGGGGCGGTTGTTCTGGACCCGCAGGTCGCGGATCTCGATGAGGCCGAAGACGTCCGCCCCGACGCTCCACCCGGGCTGGTAGTCGAAGCCCGCCACGGAGAACGCCTCACCGGGCGTGATCGCCAGAGGGTTGTCGGGTCCGCCGGGAGCGGCGTCCTGGGCCTCGGACTCCTGCACGACCTCGTCGACCTCGTTCACGAACACCGCGGCCAACGCGACGCAGCTGACCAGCCCGAAGGCCATGAGGCCGAGGAGGACGAACAGGATCGTCCGTCCCGTGCGGCGCTTCTTCGCGGGCTGGGCGTACGGCTGGCCGGGCGGGGGCGGGGGTGCAGCGGTCATGGTTCCTCCGATGGGTGGGTGTCCGTCGGAGACTGGCAGAGCGCTGGGACTGATCAGGGCGGTATGGACGAACGCCGTCGAAGGTGGTCCTTTCGAGCCGCCGTGTCGCCGCTCGACCTGATCAGTTCCGGCCGAAACGCAGCCGGAACGGTGACATCGCCAGCGAGACCAGCGGTCGCCGGCCGGCGAGGAACCCGAGCGGGCCGTCGGTCCGGAACGACCAGGTGCCGCGGTGCAGGGCGAGCCGGGCCCGGCCCGACACGGGCGTGACGAGCAGCTCGCCGTCACGGTCCTGACCGATCGTGAAGGCGACCGGGACGGCGAACGGGGCCCTGCGCACCCGGTCGACGTCGAGGCTCGCGATCTCCGGTGATGTCCAGCGGCGCTCGGGGTCGATCTCGAACGGCGCCAGGTCCTTCGGGATGGCCCACAGCTCTCGACCGCCGGCCATCGACGCGGGGGAGTCGACCCAGATGTGGGTGATCGACACCCGCAGCCTCCACCCGTCACGGACGAGCACGGTCGACATGATCTCGCCGTAGGTCAGCGGGCTGGGCTCCTCGTACCGGAAGAACGCGACCCCGACGATGCACCGCCCGAAGACCCGCAGCGGCTTGGTGCGGGGCGAGTGGGGCGGAGGGGCGACGCCTGTCGGCAGCAGGAACACGCCGACGGCGTTGGTGCCGACGAGGTGCCACGGCTCTGCGGGGTAGGTCACGTCCATGCGAACTCCTCGGGCTCCAGCTGACGGGTGCGGCGGGCGTACGGGTGGGTCGCGCCGGGCCAGTTCGAGGTGATGCGCCCCGACGGGTGGCGGTACCAGCTGTCGCAGTTGCCCCAGACCGAGGTGGCGAGGCGTGCCTGCAGCGACCGGTCGAACTCGGCCTCGACCTCGGCGCGCACCTCCACCGTTCGGTGTCGCTCGGCGACCAGACGGTCGACCACCTGGCGCATGTGTCGTGCCTGGGCCTCCAGCATGTAGATGATCGACCCGCCGCCGAGGTTGGTGTTCGGGCCGTAGGAGACGAGCAGGTTGGGGAAGCCGGGGACGTACATGCCGAGGTAGGCGTGCGCGCCCTCGGACCACTGCTCGGCCAGCCTCCGACCGCCGGGACCGATCACGTCGATCGACGACAGGAAGTCTTGGGCGTCGAAGCCGGTGCCGTAGACGATCGCGTCGACCTCGTGGTGCGTGCCGTCGGCGGTCTCCACGCCGGTCGGGGTGATCCGGGTGATGCGGTCACCCACGACGTCGACGTCCGGGCGGCTGACGGTCCGGTAGAAGTTGTTGGAGAACAGGATTCGCTTGCAGCCGATGGGGTAGTCCGGCGTCAGCGTCCGCCGCAGCTCCGGGTCGGGCACGCCCCGTCGCAGGTGCTCGAGGGCCACCTTGCGGTTGACCCGACCCACGCGGGAGTGGTCGTCGAGCCCGCGGGAGAACTGCTCGCCGAAGAACCACCAGACGCCGCGCTCCAGGCGGGTCATCGCCCGGTACCAGCGGGGGAGGGGGCCGTCGGGCTTGGGCAGGATGTAGTTCGCCGAGCGTTGGAACAGGGTCAGCTGCTCGGCCCGCTCGGCCAGGTGCGGCACGTACTGGATCGCGCTGGCGCCGATGCCGACGGCGGCGATCCGCTTGCCGTCCAGATCGGCGTCGTGGTCCCAGCGCGCGGAGTGGAACGAGGTGCCGGCGAAGTCCTCGATGCCCGGGATCGCCGGGAGGCGCGGTTCGGACAGCTGGCCCACGGCGCTGATGAGGATGTCGACCCGCTCGGTGGCGCCGGAGGCGAAACCGACCTCCCACTGCGAGTCGGCCTCCTGCCAGTGCGCCGACACGACCTCGTGGCCGAAGCGGATGCACGGCCGGATCCCGAAGTCGTCGGCGACCCGCGCGAGGTAGTCGTGGATCTCCGGCTGCAGGGCGTAGCGGCGCGACCACGCGGTGTTGACCGCGAAGGAGTAGGAGTACAGCGGGGAGGGCACGTCGCAGCCGGCCCCCGGGTAGGTGTTGTCGCGCCAGACGCCGCCCAGGTCGTCGGACCGCTCCCACAGGCGCACGTCGTCGTGGCCGGCGCGGGTGAGCTCGACGGCGGTGCCGATGGCCCCGAATCCCGAGCCGATGATGCCGATGGAGGTCATTGACGGTCCTTTCCGACCACGAGGATGACGGTGTCGCTGAGCAGGTCGAGGGCTTCGTCGCGCGTCATGGTGCCGCGCTGCAGCCACTCGCGGCAGACGGCCTTGGTCAGCGCGGCGATCGGGCGCAGGCGCGCCCGCAGGTGGGCGTCGTCGGGCAGGCCCAGGGCGTCCAGGGTGAGCCGGGCCGCCCGGTCGTCGGCCTCGTCGACGACGGCCTGCAGGTCGTCGCTGCCGTGCAGGTTGACGGCGCCCGACACGCTGACCCACGCGTGGCCGTAGGTGGCGGCGGCCTCCAGGATCCAGTCGATCGTGAGGCGAACCCGTGCCGGCAGGTCGAGACCCTCCATCTCGGGCAGCTCGCGCTCGGGCATGGAGATGGAGTCGCGCATGACGGCCAGGAACAGCTCACGCTTGGAGCCGAAGTAGTGGTTGATCAGGCCGCGGGCCACTCCGGCGGCGGCAGCGAGCTCGGTCATCGAGATCTCGTCGTAGGGCCGCTCGGCGTACAGGCCGCGGGCCGCCTCGATGATCTGGCGCTGCCGGGTCTCCGGCTCGAGGCGGTGGCGGACGGCGTCACGGACCGTGCCGGCGGAAGCAGGGGGCATGGACCGATCATGACCGGCTATTGGCAGAGTGTCAACAACGGGGTAGGGTGCGTGTCATGAGCACGCATGACTACGACGTCCTGGTGGTGGGTTCGGGCTTCGGCGGCAGTGTCGCCGCCCTGCGGTTGACCGAGAAGGGCTACCGGGTCGCGGTGGTCGAGGCCGGACGCCGGTTCGCCGACGACGAGCTGCCCAAGAACAACTGGCGCGCCCGCCAGTACCTGTGGGCGCCCTGGGCGCGGTGCTTCGGGATCATGCGGATCACCCTGCTGCGCAACGTGCTGATCGCCAGCGGCACCGGCGTGGGCGGCGGCTCGCTGGGCTACGCCAACACGCTCTACGAGCCGCTCGACCCCTTCTACCGCGACCGGCAGTGGGCCCACATCACTGACTGGAAGAGCGAGCTCGCCCCGCACTACGCGCAGGCCAAGAAGATGCTCGGCGTGACGACTGTCCGGGGCTCGACCCCGGCCGACGACCAGCTGCGGGCGCTGGCGCGTGACTACGGGGTCGAGGACACGTTCCACACGACCGACGTCGGCGTGCTCTTCGGCCACGACCACGGCGTGGACCCCGGTGCGCCGGTCTCCGACCCGTTCTTCGGTGGCGTCGGTCCTGACCGCAACGCCTGCATCGACTGCGGCGCCTGCATGACGGGTTGCCGGCACAACGCCAAGAACACCCTGGTCAAGAACTACCTGCACCTGGCGGAGTCCGCCGGCGCCGAGGTGCTCGCGATGACGACGGTCACCGACGTCCGGCCACGCCCGGGCGGCGGCTACGACGTGCGGACCCGCCGCACCGGCAACCCGCTGCGGCGCCGCACGATCACGGCGGAGCAGGTGGTGTTCGCGGGCAACGCGCTGAACACCCAGCAGCTGTTGCACCGCCTGAGGGCCTCCTCCCTGCCGCGGCTCTCCGCGCGGATCGGCGAGCAGAGCCGCACCAACTCCGAGGCCGTCCTCACCGCCCGCTCGATGAACAAGGACGCCGACTTCACCCCGGGCGTCGCCATCACGGCGTCGTTCCACCCCGACGAACACACCCACGTCGAGGTCTGCCGGTACGGCAACGGCTCGAGCGCCCTGGGCCTGATCAACGCGCCGCTGGTCGACGGAGGCCACGGGGGCTCGCAGCTGCGTGCGGTGTGGAAGGCCTACCGGGCGCTCGGCCTGCGCCGGGCGATCGCCATCCACAACCCCCGCCGCTGGGCCGAGCAGTCCATCGTCGTGCTGGTGATGCAGACCCTGGACAACTCGATCACCACCTATCTCAAGCGCGGGCTGTTCGGCCGGCGGATGACCAGCAAGCAGGGTGTCGGCGAGCCGAACCCCCGCTGGATCCCGATGGCCAACCGGGTCGCGCGCGACCTCGCCGCACGGATCGGTGGCAACGCGGGCAGCTCGACCGCAGACCTGGCCGGCATCCCGATGACCGCCCACTTCATCGGTGGCTGCGTCATCGGCACCTCCGCGGAGGAGGGCGTCATCGACCCGTACCAGCGCGTCTTCGGCTACGAGGGGCTGCACGTCACCGACGGGTCGGCCATCTCCGCGAACCTCGGCGTCAACCCGTCGTTGACCATCACGGCCCAGGCCGAGCGGGCGACGGCGCTGTGGCCCAACCGCGGCGAGGCCGACAGTCGGCCTGCACTGGGTGAGCCCTACCGGCGCGTCGACCCGGTGGCGCCGGTCAGCCCGGTGGTGCCGGCGGGTGCCCCCGCGGCGCTCCTCCTGCCGATGCCCACGGTCCGCCCGGTCGGGACGCGGGAGGCCGATACCGTCGAGGCATGATCCTGCGTGACCTGGTCGCGGACGACTGGCCCGCAGTCCACGCGATCCTGCGATCGGTGGCCGAGCAGGGCGAGACCTACGACTGGCCCGCCGACATCAGCGAGCCGCAGCTGCGGGCGATGTGGGTGGAGAACCCCGGCTGGCGCACCGTCGTGGCCACGACCGACGACGGAGCCGTCCTGGGGGTCGCGGACTTCGGCCCGAACCGGATCGGCCGAGGCGCCCACGTGGCCAACGCCAGCTTCGTGGTCGCGCCCGGGGCCGGCGGTCAGGGTGTCGGCCGGGCACTCGGCGAGCACGTCGTCCGGGCCGCGCGTGCCGACGGTTTCGCCGCGCTGCAGTTCAACGCGGTGGTCGAGACCAACACCGCGGCGGTGGCGCTCTGGACCTCGCTCGGGTTCGCGATCATCGGCACGGTGCCGGAGGCGTTCGAGCATCCGCGGCACGGGCGCGTCGGCCTGCACGTGATGCACCGACCCCTGTAGCCGCGGGTCCGGACCGTTAGCATCGGGGCAAGCAGAGCGACCCAGCCGTCGGGGCCGCCACGATCGAAGGGAACACCCGTGTCCGAGCTCGACATCCACGTCCGGTCCGCCGCAGGAGACGACGCCAGGACGGTGGAGCCCGGCACGCGGATCTGGCAGCTGTTCGCCGACGAGCCCGACGTCGTCGCCGCCCGGGTGGACGGCGAGCTGCGGGACCTCTCGCGCGAGCTCGAGGCGGGCGACGTGGTCGAGGCGGTCGCGATCGACAGCCCCGACGGACTCGACATCCTGCGTCACTCCACGGCCCACGTGATGGCCCAGGCCGTGCAGGAGCTGTTCCCGGAGGCCAAGCTCGGCATCGGTCCGCCGATCACCGACGGTTTCTACTACGACTTCGACGTCGCCGAGCCGTTCGTCCCCGAGGACCTGGTCAAGATCGAGTCCCGGATGAGGAAGATCATCAAGGAGGGACAGAAGTTCGACCGCCGCGAGGTCACCGACGACCAGGCCCGGGTCGAGCTGGCGGACGAGCCGTACAAGCTGGAGCTGATCGGGCTCAAGTCCACCGCCGGCGACGTCGCCGAGGGTGCGGGCGTCGAGGTCGGCGAGGGCGGACTGACGATCTACGACAACCTTAAGCGCGACGGTTCGGTCGCCTGGGGAGACCTGTGCCGCGGGCCCCACCTGCCGACCACCAAGCGCATCCCGGCGTTCACGCTGATGCGATCGGCGGCCGCGTACTGGCGCGGCGACGAGAAGAACAAGCAGCTGCAGCGCCTGTACGGCACCGCGTGGCCGACCAAGGAGGCGCTCGAGGCGCACCTGTTCCGCATCGAGGAGGCGCAGCGCCGCGACCACCGCAGGCTCGGTACCGAGCTGGACCTGTTCAGCTTCCCCGACGAGATCGGCTCGGGGTTGCCGGTGTTCCACCCCCGGGGCGGGGTGATCAAGCGTGAGATGGAGGACTACGTCCGCCGCCGGCACATCGAGGAGGGGTTCGAGTACGTCGGCACCCCCCACATCGCCAAGGAGGGACTGTTCCACACCTCCGGCCATCTGCCGTACTACGGCGAGGGCATGTTCCCGGCGCTCGATGTCGACGGCAGCGACTACCGGCTCAAGGCCATGAACTGCCCCATGCACAACCTGATCTTCCGTTCGCGCGGCCGCTCCTACCGTGAGCTGCCGCTGCGATTCTTCGAGTTCGGGCACGTCTACCGCAACGAGAAGTCCGGCGTCATCCACGGGCTCACCCGCGTCCGCGGCTTCGCCCAGGACGACTCCCACTCGTACGTGACCCCCGAGCAGGCGCCCGGCGAGATCCGGCACCTGCTGCAGTTCGTGCTCAGCCTGCTGCGTGACTTCGGTCTCGACGACTTCTACCTCGAGCTCTCGACACGCGACGCCAGCAAGGACAAGTTCATCGGCTCCGACGAGGACTGGGCGACCGCCACGAAGGTGCTGGAGGACGTGTGCCTCGAGAGCGGGCTCGAGCTCGTCCCCGACCCGGGCGGAGCGGCCTACTACGGACCGAAGGTCTCGGTGCAGGCCCGCGATGCGATCGGTCGGTCCTGGCAGATGTCGACGATCCAGTACGACTTCAACCAGCCGTCGCCCGAGCGGTTCAACCTGGAGTACGTGGCGGCCGACGGTTCGCGCCGGCAGCCCGTGATGATCCACTCCGCGAAGTTCGGCTCGATCGAACGGTTCATGGGCGTGCTGGTGGAGCACTACGCCGGCGCGTTCCCTCCGTGGCTGGCGCCGGTCCAGGTCGTCGGGATCCCGGTGGCCGAGCGGCACGCCGACTACCTGGTGAACCTGACGGCCCGGCTCAGGGCCCTCGGCATCCGCGCCGAGGTCGACCACTCCGACGAGCGGATGCAGAAGAAGATCCGCAACGCCCAGACCCAGAAGGTGCCGTTCATGCTGCTCGCCGGCGACAACGACATCGACGGCGGCGCCGTGTCGTTCCGCTACCGCAACGGCGAGCAGGACAACGGTGTCGCGCTGGACGAGGCGATCGAACGGATCGTGGCCGCAGTGCGCGACCGCGTCCAGGTCTGACCCCACCCCCGCGGGCGGTAGGTGAGCAACCCTTCCGCTGGTGCGGCGGTAGGTGGGCAACCGAATGGAGGAGTGATTCGGTACCTCACCTACCGCCGACCGAGTGGGGGTGACGACGCGACGTGGGGCGCCTCGATGGCTGGAACAGCGAGTCCCAATGGTCGCCGAACACCGGCGCAAGCCCCGGGTAGCCGCGGGTGCGCAGGAGTTGGTGCACGGCGGTGGCGAGTGCCCGCGGGTGACGCAGCATCTCGTGGGTCACCTGCAGGTACGCGACGTCATGACGACGCATCCATGCGTACCGGGCGATGTCGGTGTTGAACTGGCCGACGTCCCCGATGTGCTGACGACCCTC
The Aeromicrobium marinum DSM 15272 genome window above contains:
- a CDS encoding aminotransferase class IV, with product MLAWVNGERLESPERPAIGVLDHGLVVGDGVFETVKVESGEPFALTRHLDRLERSARGLGIDPPDLGAVREGVAATLDGQDLPFGRIRITVTSGPGPLGSPRGDAGPTLIVVTEPCERPPSVSALVTVGWPRNERGALAGLKTTSYAENAVMVEHARRHGASEAVMPNTQGLLCEGTGSNIFYVVGERLITPTLASGCLAGVTRALVLQWCAGELDVAEVDAPVEVLQAADEVILVGTTRDVQAIARVDDRELAAPGPVTRQAQEIWAREAARSTDP
- a CDS encoding DMT family transporter encodes the protein MAWIVLIVSGVLEAVWATALGRSEGFTRLAPSAVFAVALALSMAGLAWAMRDIPVGTAYAVWVGIGASLTVVWSMSTGGETVSAVKIALVLGLVGCVVGLKLVGDPH
- a CDS encoding acetoacetate decarboxylase family protein is translated as MDVTYPAEPWHLVGTNAVGVFLLPTGVAPPPHSPRTKPLRVFGRCIVGVAFFRYEEPSPLTYGEIMSTVLVRDGWRLRVSITHIWVDSPASMAGGRELWAIPKDLAPFEIDPERRWTSPEIASLDVDRVRRAPFAVPVAFTIGQDRDGELLVTPVSGRARLALHRGTWSFRTDGPLGFLAGRRPLVSLAMSPFRLRFGRN
- a CDS encoding flavin-containing monooxygenase codes for the protein MTSIGIIGSGFGAIGTAVELTRAGHDDVRLWERSDDLGGVWRDNTYPGAGCDVPSPLYSYSFAVNTAWSRRYALQPEIHDYLARVADDFGIRPCIRFGHEVVSAHWQEADSQWEVGFASGATERVDILISAVGQLSEPRLPAIPGIEDFAGTSFHSARWDHDADLDGKRIAAVGIGASAIQYVPHLAERAEQLTLFQRSANYILPKPDGPLPRWYRAMTRLERGVWWFFGEQFSRGLDDHSRVGRVNRKVALEHLRRGVPDPELRRTLTPDYPIGCKRILFSNNFYRTVSRPDVDVVGDRITRITPTGVETADGTHHEVDAIVYGTGFDAQDFLSSIDVIGPGGRRLAEQWSEGAHAYLGMYVPGFPNLLVSYGPNTNLGGGSIIYMLEAQARHMRQVVDRLVAERHRTVEVRAEVEAEFDRSLQARLATSVWGNCDSWYRHPSGRITSNWPGATHPYARRTRQLEPEEFAWT
- a CDS encoding TetR/AcrR family transcriptional regulator codes for the protein MPPASAGTVRDAVRHRLEPETRQRQIIEAARGLYAERPYDEISMTELAAAAGVARGLINHYFGSKRELFLAVMRDSISMPERELPEMEGLDLPARVRLTIDWILEAAATYGHAWVSVSGAVNLHGSDDLQAVVDEADDRAARLTLDALGLPDDAHLRARLRPIAALTKAVCREWLQRGTMTRDEALDLLSDTVILVVGKDRQ
- a CDS encoding FAD-dependent oxidoreductase; this encodes MSTHDYDVLVVGSGFGGSVAALRLTEKGYRVAVVEAGRRFADDELPKNNWRARQYLWAPWARCFGIMRITLLRNVLIASGTGVGGGSLGYANTLYEPLDPFYRDRQWAHITDWKSELAPHYAQAKKMLGVTTVRGSTPADDQLRALARDYGVEDTFHTTDVGVLFGHDHGVDPGAPVSDPFFGGVGPDRNACIDCGACMTGCRHNAKNTLVKNYLHLAESAGAEVLAMTTVTDVRPRPGGGYDVRTRRTGNPLRRRTITAEQVVFAGNALNTQQLLHRLRASSLPRLSARIGEQSRTNSEAVLTARSMNKDADFTPGVAITASFHPDEHTHVEVCRYGNGSSALGLINAPLVDGGHGGSQLRAVWKAYRALGLRRAIAIHNPRRWAEQSIVVLVMQTLDNSITTYLKRGLFGRRMTSKQGVGEPNPRWIPMANRVARDLAARIGGNAGSSTADLAGIPMTAHFIGGCVIGTSAEEGVIDPYQRVFGYEGLHVTDGSAISANLGVNPSLTITAQAERATALWPNRGEADSRPALGEPYRRVDPVAPVSPVVPAGAPAALLLPMPTVRPVGTREADTVEA
- a CDS encoding GNAT family N-acetyltransferase, producing MILRDLVADDWPAVHAILRSVAEQGETYDWPADISEPQLRAMWVENPGWRTVVATTDDGAVLGVADFGPNRIGRGAHVANASFVVAPGAGGQGVGRALGEHVVRAARADGFAALQFNAVVETNTAAVALWTSLGFAIIGTVPEAFEHPRHGRVGLHVMHRPL